The Helicobacter sp. 11S03491-1 genomic sequence CAAGCGTATTGACTCTGTTCCCCAAAATTTAGAGGATCTTCATCCAATCCTAGCACAAATGAAGTTAAAAATCAAGCAAGGGCTAAAGAAAATCCGGCACTCCAAGCATGGATAAAGGATTACCAAAAACTCAAAGACAAATATAAAGATTATTTTAGCGCACAGCGTTTGAAGGGATACATGGAGGATGGAATCTCTCTCCAAAGCAGAGCAAAGAAATTTAAAGATGGGTTAAAAAAAGGTGAGTTTGAAGGAAATGAAGCTATGATCAGAAAAGACCTTAAAGTCATCCAAGACAAAGAAGTCCAAGACTTCTTTAAAAAAGCTGACTTCGATAAATTGAAACTTCTTAGTGCTATGGATAATCTTGAGTTTTATAAAAAAATGGGTGAGCATCAGAAAATTAAAGAATCCATTGAAGAAGAAATTGCCTACCTTCAAAACAAAATCCAACGCGATCAAGAAGCCAAAGAGAATCCAAAGCCCAAATCAAAATTTTAGGTAATAATTTTTTATGTAATTAACATTAAAGAATTTAATTATTATACAATTTTCCAAAATTTTAAAATAAAAAGGATAAAAAATGAAAAATATTAGAAAATTGTCTCAAGAATTTTTAGAGTCAGCCAAAAAATATTATGACCTTAAGTCAAAAGTTTTTTCAAAATACAACATTCTTGATACAGAGGCATTTAAAGAAGCTCAAATCAAAATTTTAGAAGCCGGCAACATTGATGAATTATGCTTGCTTAGAAGAAAAATCCAAAAAATCGGCATGAATTCAGCAAAGAATTTAACTGTCATTGAAGATTTTTATCATTATTTGATTGAAAATGCCAAAAATTTACATATTTCAGAGTTAAAATTTCTGAAAGAAAATCAAGTCATTGATTTTTTATATCAAAAAAGCCTTACCAATAAATCTTCAAGTATTGCCCTTTATAAAATAATCTTAGGAGAATTCTTCCGTTTTTTGGATAAAAAAATGGGCTATGATTTTGACTTTACTTTGCGTAATTTAAGATTTAATAAAGAAAAGCCTTTGCCGAAATTTTTGCCTAAACCTAAATTTTTAAATTTTATTGACTATTTGCAAAATGCTAAATTTAATCGTGATTTTGATAAGAAAAATCGATTAATCCTTTTAATTATCGCCTTGACAGGTATGCGAAGTAATGAAGTTAGAAGCCTTAAGCTTTCTGATTTGCAAGTTACTTTCAATGAATACGGAGAATCTTATTATTCTATTAAAATTACAGGCAAAGGTAATAAACAAAGGATAGCAGGCATTAAAAAATCACTTATTGAAAAACATCTTCAAGAGTGGTTAAAATGTGATCTCAAAAAAAGAAAATATAATCAAGATTATCTATTTCTCAATCCAGCTTTTAAGGGCAGTGATACAACAATAAATTTTTTAATCAAAACTCTTAAAAAACTTAGAATATTGAAAGAAAAAGAATCGGCAGGATTGCATATATTAAGGCATTCTTTTGCAAGTTTTATATATGAACAAACAAAAGATATAGTTTTAACACAAAATCTTTTAGGACATAGCAGTATTGAAACAACCAAAATCTATGTACATCGCACAACAGATTTTTCTAAACAAATACTGAATTTATTTTAAAAATATTCTACTTATTAATTATGAATATTCATATTGATTTATTATAAATATATTTATAATACGTATGATTAATAAATATAATATATTTATTAATCATTATTATATTTATTTGTAATAATTGCATTGTATATTAACTATTTTATAGTATTATAAATAAATATTACTACTGCAAGGAATTAAAATGACAAGAATTGATTTAGAAAAAAATATTGTTGAGTTTGAACATAGAAAAGCCCTTGATCACGCATTTTTACTATTGAGTTATATCCATCAATTAGAGGCATTTAAAGATGAATCTCCTAAAGAATTTTTGAAAAATTGGGCAGAAAGTTATGAAGATTTTTTGAAACAAAACAAGCCATCTGAAAAATTTAAAAATGAATTTAAAATTATTCAAAAAGAAAATCAAAAAATGTTAGAGAAAAAATTGAAAAATAAAGTCAAAAATTTAAAAATAACTATATGATTTCTTAAATTTTGGAGAAAATAATGATCATAACGATTGCAAATCAAAAAGGTGGATCTGGAAAAAGTACTCTTTGTTTAAATCTCGCTACAAAATTTTTACTGCAAAATCAAGAAATTGTAGTGCTTGATACTGACGTGCAAAAAAGTATAGAAACTTTTGTAAATATCAGATTAGATAAAAATATAAAATGTTTCACTCTATTCAATCGCACCGGAAATATTACCGACACTATTAAACAAATAATCCCAAAGTTTCAAAATATCATTATTGATACAAAAGGCGAAGATAGCATAGAAAGCAGAAAAGCTATGCTTATTTCTGATCTCCTTATTATTCCGAGCACTCCTTCTCAACTTGATATTGCTGTTTTGACTAAAATGTTTGAGCGTGTGAGTGAAATTCAAAGCATTAACGAAAATCTTCGTGCCTGCATTTTGATGAATAAAATTCCACCAGTGCCATATTTACGTGAAAAACAAGCAATGAGAGAGTTTATTTTGGAAAACAAAAAATCCCTAAATATAGATTTACTTGAAAGTATCATATCTGAACGTATTTCATTGAAACGATGTGTATCAGAGGGATTGAGTATTATTGAATACGCCGATGAAAAAGCCAAAAAAGAGTTTA encodes the following:
- a CDS encoding ParA family protein; protein product: MIITIANQKGGSGKSTLCLNLATKFLLQNQEIVVLDTDVQKSIETFVNIRLDKNIKCFTLFNRTGNITDTIKQIIPKFQNIIIDTKGEDSIESRKAMLISDLLIIPSTPSQLDIAVLTKMFERVSEIQSINENLRACILMNKIPPVPYLREKQAMREFILENKKSLNIDLLESIISERISLKRCVSEGLSIIEYADEKAKKEFNEFYQEICDKFFRITKNAIFKNQIN
- a CDS encoding tyrosine-type recombinase/integrase, whose protein sequence is MKNIRKLSQEFLESAKKYYDLKSKVFSKYNILDTEAFKEAQIKILEAGNIDELCLLRRKIQKIGMNSAKNLTVIEDFYHYLIENAKNLHISELKFLKENQVIDFLYQKSLTNKSSSIALYKIILGEFFRFLDKKMGYDFDFTLRNLRFNKEKPLPKFLPKPKFLNFIDYLQNAKFNRDFDKKNRLILLIIALTGMRSNEVRSLKLSDLQVTFNEYGESYYSIKITGKGNKQRIAGIKKSLIEKHLQEWLKCDLKKRKYNQDYLFLNPAFKGSDTTINFLIKTLKKLRILKEKESAGLHILRHSFASFIYEQTKDIVLTQNLLGHSSIETTKIYVHRTTDFSKQILNLF